In Burkholderia lata, the DNA window TGCCAGAAGTACGCGAGCGTGCCGGCCGTCACGGCCGCCGCGAAATAGCGCAGCGTGCCGAGTTGCGGGACGACGATCGCAATGAAGGTCGCCGCCATCGCGAAATCGAGACCGAGCGACTGCAGGCCCGGGAAGGCCGCGCCGAAGCCGATCCCCGCGAGCGTCCAGACCTGCCAGTTCAGGTACATCGCGAGCCCCGAGCCGAAGAAGTAGTGGGGGCCGATCGCGCCCGGCGGGAAATGCCGGTAGTGCGCATAGGCGACCGCGAACACCTCGTCGGTCATCAGTGCGCCGAGCGTCGCACGCCAGCGCAGCGGCAGGTGGGCGACATAGGGTGCGAGCGTTGCGCTGTACAGCAGGTGACGCAGGTTCACGATCAGCGTGGTCGCGAGCACGACGACGAAGCTCGCACTGCCCGCGATCAGGCCGAGCGCGATGAACTGCGCGGAGCCCGCGAACACGGCGAGCGACATCAGCGCACCATGCCACGCGGCGAGCGGGCCGCCGCCAACGAGCGTGCCGAAAATCACGCCGAACGGGGCGGCGCCGATCATCATCGGGATCGTGTCGCGTGCGCCGTCGAGCCATTCGTTCAATGGGCGGCGGGCAGGCGATGCGGGTGTCGGGTTCAAAGGGTGCTCCTCCATGAACTGGAGGATAGCGGGCAGGGGGTGTGCCGGCTTGTATGTTCTTGCGCTTGCGGGAGGCAGCGGTGCCGGCGGTATCGCGGCGATGGGCCGGACGCTGCGCGTCAGCTCGCCTGCCAGCGCCCGGGCGGCACGCCGAACATGCGTTTGAAATGCCGGGTGAAGTGGCTTTGGTCGACGAAACCGCTGGCCGCCGCGACGTCGGCGACGGGCACGCCCGCGCGCAGCGGCGCCAGCGCACGCTGCAAGCGCAACTGGTTGCGCCACGCGTGCGGCGGCATGCCGGTCGTGCGGGTGAACAGGCGCGCTGCATGGAACGGCGACAGGCCGGCCGCCTGTGCGACTTCGTCCAGCGTGACCGTGCACATGAGATCGGCGGCGAGGCACTCGCGCATCGCGTCGACGCGCGGTTCGTCCGCTGCGAGCGGCGCGGGTCGCGGCAGTGCGTCGGCATGGCGCACGATCAGCGTCGACAACGCATCCAGCATCGCCGTTTCGGCGGCGAGCGGATCGTAGATGCGCGGTACGCCCGTCATCGGATAGTCAGCCGGCTGCCCGTGCGGCTGCGACGGCAGGGAGTGCTCGCTGCCGGCCTCCATCATCCGGTGCGCCAGCGCGAGCCTGGCTGCGAGATCGGCATCGCGAATCACGTCGGGCGCAAACCACGGCGCGTCCTGCGGGCGGCCGGCGATCGCGCTGGTGAGTTCGCGGATGAATTCGACCGGCATGTAGCTGACGCGATAGCACCAGCCCTCGTCGGCCGCGCGCGAACCCGTATGCACCTCACCGGGATTGATGACGGGC includes these proteins:
- a CDS encoding AzlC family ABC transporter permease, with amino-acid sequence MEEHPLNPTPASPARRPLNEWLDGARDTIPMMIGAAPFGVIFGTLVGGGPLAAWHGALMSLAVFAGSAQFIALGLIAGSASFVVVLATTLIVNLRHLLYSATLAPYVAHLPLRWRATLGALMTDEVFAVAYAHYRHFPPGAIGPHYFFGSGLAMYLNWQVWTLAGIGFGAAFPGLQSLGLDFAMAATFIAIVVPQLGTLRYFAAAVTAGTLAYFWQGWPYKLGLLGAVAAGVAIGVALTLLHERTRAGSRTEAAS
- a CDS encoding AraC family transcriptional regulator, giving the protein MSATRLPDSARYWRTPLLPDADLVTATYRDHTFAPHWHDAYTIPVILEGAERFTYRGSGYVAETGSVPVINPGEVHTGSRAADEGWCYRVSYMPVEFIRELTSAIAGRPQDAPWFAPDVIRDADLAARLALAHRMMEAGSEHSLPSQPHGQPADYPMTGVPRIYDPLAAETAMLDALSTLIVRHADALPRPAPLAADEPRVDAMRECLAADLMCTVTLDEVAQAAGLSPFHAARLFTRTTGMPPHAWRNQLRLQRALAPLRAGVPVADVAAASGFVDQSHFTRHFKRMFGVPPGRWQAS